The following proteins are encoded in a genomic region of Cellulomonas sp. ES6:
- a CDS encoding MFS transporter has protein sequence MPTTLPAADAAAPTDEQQTRVPVRLGIALALGCFLWLGPYLGVNAVLLPARIAEIAPDDKTSVVALLATVAMIVATLANIVIGAFSDLTRSRWGRRTPWLLAGSVGSAAMLLVVGRASSVGALLVAWAVYQVFLNAIVAPLIAVISDRIAPRHRGTISSVYAFGYSAGLYGGQIIGAQFLGGIGAGFAVLAGLTLLSGPVAALIMREPSSRDLPRRRVSRDMLLDSFSLPRRDCRDYYLALFGKFAIISATFAVSGYQLYILTDYMALGEGTTAGYISSIATILMVTALVMSAVSGPVSDRLGRRKLPVVVAGVLVAIGVLVPAVSPSPWTMLVYAVVAGIGMGAFNAVDQALNVEVLPDQETAAKDLGVLNLANTGGQIVGPIVAAAAISAVGYQAMFPAAAVLALVGAGLILAIRRVR, from the coding sequence ATGCCCACCACCCTCCCGGCCGCCGACGCGGCCGCCCCCACCGACGAGCAGCAGACCCGCGTGCCCGTGCGCCTCGGCATCGCGCTGGCGCTCGGGTGCTTCCTCTGGCTCGGCCCCTACCTGGGGGTCAACGCCGTCCTGCTCCCCGCGCGCATCGCGGAGATCGCGCCGGACGACAAGACCTCCGTCGTGGCGCTGCTCGCCACCGTCGCGATGATCGTCGCGACGCTCGCCAACATCGTCATCGGCGCGTTCTCCGACCTGACCCGCTCCCGGTGGGGCCGGCGCACGCCGTGGCTGCTCGCCGGCTCGGTCGGCTCCGCCGCGATGCTGCTCGTGGTCGGGCGCGCGTCCTCGGTGGGCGCCCTGCTGGTCGCCTGGGCGGTGTACCAGGTGTTCCTCAACGCCATCGTGGCCCCGCTGATCGCGGTGATCTCCGACCGGATCGCCCCGCGGCACCGCGGCACCATCTCGTCGGTGTACGCCTTCGGCTACTCCGCCGGGCTGTACGGCGGCCAGATCATCGGCGCGCAGTTCCTCGGCGGCATCGGCGCGGGCTTCGCGGTGCTCGCGGGCCTCACGCTGCTGTCCGGCCCCGTCGCCGCGCTCATCATGCGCGAGCCGTCCAGCCGGGACCTCCCCCGCCGCCGCGTGAGCCGGGACATGCTGCTCGACTCGTTCAGCCTGCCGCGGCGCGACTGCCGGGACTACTACCTGGCGCTGTTCGGGAAGTTCGCGATCATCTCCGCGACGTTCGCGGTCTCCGGCTACCAGCTGTACATCCTCACCGACTACATGGCGCTCGGCGAGGGCACCACCGCCGGGTACATCTCCTCCATCGCGACGATCCTCATGGTCACGGCCCTGGTGATGTCCGCGGTCTCGGGCCCGGTCTCCGACCGGCTCGGGCGCCGCAAGCTGCCCGTGGTCGTCGCCGGCGTCCTCGTCGCGATCGGCGTGCTGGTGCCCGCCGTCTCCCCCAGCCCGTGGACGATGCTCGTCTACGCCGTGGTCGCCGGCATCGGCATGGGCGCGTTCAACGCGGTCGACCAGGCGCTCAACGTCGAGGTGCTGCCCGACCAGGAGACCGCCGCCAAGGACCTCGGCGTGCTGAACCTCGCGAACACCGGCGGGCAGATCGTCGGGCCGATCGTCGCCGCGGCCGCCATCTCGGCGGTGGGCTACCAGGCGATGTTCCCGGCCGCGGCCGTCCTGGCCCTCGTCGGCGCGGGCCTCATCCTCGCGATCCGCCGCGTGCGCTGA
- a CDS encoding glycoside hydrolase family 3 C-terminal domain-containing protein: MSTTPFQRATAAVAAGAPAEAEAAHLYEALTDDERLDLLDGDTPFWEGMSSFVTDGYNVEPYVMGAVPRLGVPGIRFVDGPRGCVVGHATAFPVSMARGATWDVALEEQVGEAIGAELRALGGNFFGGVCINLPRHPAWGRAQETYSDQPALLGEMGAALTRGVQRHAMACVKHYALNSMENARFSVDVTADDVTLHEDFLPHFRRVVDEGVAAVMSSYNSVNGTWAGQNEHLLTTVLREEWGFTGTVITDFIWGMRDGTAALRAGLDVEAPFRQQRGAHLRAALDDGTASWADVRRAGHRILATQLRHYAGRVEAEPTTDVVASAPHTALARDAARRAMVLLRNEDVAGAPALPLDPASLRSLAVVGRLADRASTGDNGSSDVRAPYVVTPLEGLTAALPGVDVRHTPGSDPEAAARAAAGADAAVVVVGFTAEDEGEFVDGSLATRGELVALYPDPEGPQETAWQDHVMTAMGSGLSVVGAGAAGGDRRDLHLRPEDVAVVRAVAAANPRTVVVVVTAGAVLMEEWHDQVPGVLLSWYCGMEGGHALADVLTGAHNPSGRLPYAIPADAAHLPELDIDATAVTYDRWFGQRLLQHRGVEALYPLGSGLSYTTWATDALAVDEVDPVGRRLRGTATVTNTGDRDGLHVVQVYGTRLDGDRAGERELLGFATVEVGAGGSATVPLDVDLTPLARWDAGAARTVLPAGGVRVEAGARWGDPGAATAVVTL; this comes from the coding sequence ATGAGCACCACCCCGTTCCAGCGCGCCACCGCCGCGGTCGCGGCCGGCGCCCCCGCCGAGGCCGAGGCCGCGCACCTCTACGAGGCCCTGACCGACGACGAGCGCCTCGACCTCCTCGACGGCGACACGCCGTTCTGGGAGGGCATGTCCTCGTTCGTCACGGACGGCTACAACGTCGAGCCGTACGTCATGGGCGCGGTCCCCCGGCTCGGCGTCCCCGGCATCCGGTTCGTCGACGGCCCGCGCGGGTGCGTCGTCGGGCACGCCACGGCGTTCCCCGTCTCGATGGCGCGCGGCGCCACCTGGGACGTCGCCCTCGAGGAGCAGGTCGGCGAGGCGATCGGCGCCGAGCTGCGCGCCCTCGGCGGCAACTTCTTCGGCGGCGTCTGCATCAACCTGCCCCGGCACCCCGCGTGGGGGCGGGCGCAGGAGACGTACTCCGACCAGCCCGCGCTGCTCGGCGAGATGGGCGCGGCCCTCACCCGCGGCGTGCAGCGGCACGCCATGGCCTGCGTCAAGCACTACGCGCTCAACTCGATGGAGAACGCCCGGTTCTCGGTCGACGTCACCGCCGACGACGTGACGCTGCACGAGGACTTCCTGCCGCACTTCCGGCGGGTGGTCGACGAGGGCGTCGCCGCCGTGATGAGCTCCTACAACTCGGTCAACGGCACGTGGGCCGGGCAGAACGAGCACCTGCTCACCACCGTGCTGCGGGAGGAGTGGGGCTTCACCGGCACCGTCATCACGGACTTCATCTGGGGCATGCGCGACGGCACCGCCGCCCTGCGCGCCGGGCTCGACGTCGAGGCGCCGTTCCGCCAGCAGCGGGGCGCGCACCTGCGGGCCGCGCTCGACGACGGCACCGCCTCCTGGGCGGACGTCCGCCGCGCCGGCCACCGCATCCTCGCCACGCAGCTGCGGCACTACGCCGGCCGGGTCGAGGCGGAGCCCACGACGGACGTCGTCGCGTCCGCCCCGCACACGGCGCTCGCCCGGGACGCCGCCCGCCGCGCGATGGTGCTGCTGCGCAACGAGGACGTCGCCGGCGCCCCCGCGCTGCCCCTCGACCCCGCGTCGCTGCGGTCGCTGGCCGTCGTCGGCCGGCTCGCCGACCGGGCCAGCACGGGCGACAACGGCTCGTCCGACGTCCGCGCCCCGTACGTCGTCACCCCCCTGGAGGGCCTCACCGCGGCGCTGCCGGGCGTCGACGTCCGGCACACCCCGGGCAGCGACCCCGAGGCGGCCGCCCGGGCCGCCGCCGGCGCGGACGCCGCGGTCGTCGTCGTCGGGTTCACGGCCGAGGACGAGGGCGAGTTCGTCGACGGGTCCCTCGCGACCCGGGGAGAGCTCGTCGCCCTGTACCCGGACCCGGAGGGCCCGCAGGAGACGGCGTGGCAGGACCACGTCATGACGGCGATGGGCAGCGGCCTCAGCGTCGTCGGCGCCGGCGCCGCCGGGGGCGACCGCCGCGACCTGCACCTGCGCCCCGAGGACGTCGCCGTGGTCCGCGCGGTCGCCGCGGCCAACCCGCGCACGGTCGTCGTCGTGGTCACCGCGGGCGCCGTCCTCATGGAGGAGTGGCACGACCAGGTGCCCGGCGTCCTGCTGTCCTGGTACTGCGGCATGGAGGGCGGCCACGCCCTCGCCGACGTGCTCACCGGCGCCCACAACCCGTCGGGCCGGCTGCCGTACGCGATCCCGGCCGACGCCGCGCACCTGCCCGAGCTCGACATCGACGCGACGGCGGTGACGTACGACCGCTGGTTCGGGCAGCGCCTGCTGCAGCACCGCGGCGTCGAGGCGCTGTACCCGCTCGGGTCGGGCCTGTCGTACACGACGTGGGCGACGGACGCGCTCGCCGTCGACGAGGTGGACCCCGTGGGCCGGCGCCTGCGCGGCACCGCGACGGTCACCAACACCGGCGACCGGGACGGCCTCCACGTGGTCCAGGTGTACGGCACGCGGCTCGACGGCGACCGGGCCGGTGAGCGCGAGCTGCTCGGCTTCGCCACCGTCGAGGTCGGAGCGGGCGGCTCCGCGACCGTGCCGCTGGACGTCGACCTGACGCCGCTGGCCCGCTGGGACGCCGGCGCGGCGCGGACCGTGCTGCCGGCCGGCGGCGTCCGCGTCGAGGCCGGCGCGCGCTGGGGCGACCCCGGCGCCGCCACGGCGGTCGTCACCCTCTGA